The nucleotide window TTTTACTAAAAAATATTACTTCATACATAATATCGTTCATCAAAGTTTAATAAAACGAAATCATTTTAAACTTCATTTTACTAAATAATGATATTTGGCATAGGAGAATTATATAACTATAGCAAAAACGTGTAAAGTATATTTTCAATACATTCACACGTTTTTGAATTGTTTTAATATTTTTTTATTTTAAATTACCGTTTTTTAAATCATTATGCCAGTTTTTTAAGAAAGGAATTTGATTTTCTTCAATTGTCCCTGATTCTTTTGCAGCATCAATTAAATAGTCAAAATTTGTTAATGAAACATATTTAATATCCGCTTTACTAAATGCTTCCTCAGCTTTTGGTAAATTGTATGTGTAAACACAAACGACGCCTAACACTTCACAGCCAGCTGCACGCAAAGCTTCTACTGCAGTTATCGATGAACCACCCGTTGATACAATATCTTCAACTACAACGACCTTTTGACCAGCACGATACTTCCCTTCAATTTGTTTTCCTCGTCCATGTTCTTTTGCCTTTGAACGTACATAAACCATTGGTAATTCTAATATGTCGGATACCCAAGCAGCATGTGGAATACCAGCTGTTGCGGTACCAGCTACCACTTCACATTCACTAAATTTTTCTTGGATTAACGTAGCTAAACCATGAGCAAGCTGCTTACGAATTACTGGATCTGAAATAGTTAAACGTGTATCACAGTATATTGGTGATTTAACTCCAGATGCCCATGTAAATAAATCCTTTGGGTTCAATTCCACTGCTCCGACTTTTAACATTGCGTGCGCTATTTCATTTTGTAAAGACATTTTATTTTTCCTCCCATAATTCACAAACTTCTTTATATGCTTCTACTGGATTTTGTGCCCCTGTAATTGCACGACCTACAACGATTAATGAAGAACCATCCTTACGTGCTCCATTAGGTGTAGCAATCCGCTTTTGGTCGTGAGCGTCACCGCCAAGCATACGGATTCCTGGTGTAACGCGTAAGAAATGTTCACCGCACACTTCACGAATTGCCTGTGCTTCATGAACAGAACATACAACTCCATTTAAACCAGACTGTTTTGTTAGCTGTGCATAATGTAATACCGATTCATTTAATGTTAAATTAATTTTCTGCTCTTTTTGCATTTGTTGTTCCGTTGTCGAAGTTAATTGGGTAACAGCTATTAATGCTGCGCGCTGTTTACCTGCTGCAGTTCCAGCTTCTAGTCCTTCCAATGCGCCTTCCATCATGGGACGACCACCCGCAGCATGCACATTTACTAAATCAACGCCTAATCGTGCTAGGCCCTTCATTGCAGACTTCACCGTATTTGGGATATCGTGTAATTTTAAATCCAAAAAAATATCATGCCCTAGATCTTTTACTTTACGTACAATATCCGGACCTTCCTGTAAGTATAATTCCATCCCGATTTTTACAAATAAAGGCTCGTTAAATTTAGATAAAAATGAAAATACATCTTGTTCATTTGAAAAATCCAAAGCAATAATTGGTTTGCTGTTATTCATATTAGCGATGGCTCCTTCCGATTAATTCCGATATATGGTCAACATTTAAAGAATCAAGCTTTGCTGGTAGTTCTTCAATAATCGTTGGGCATACGAAATGATCAACAAAATTTGCTGTACCTACTGCAACTGCTGATGCTCCAGCTGACATAAAATCAATGACGTCCTGTGCACATGTTACGCCACCCATCCCAATAATCGGAATATTGACAGCCTTATACACTTCATACACCATACGAATGGCAACAGGTTTTACAGCCGGACCAGACAGACCACCCGTACCATTCGCAATTACTGGCTTCCCTGTACGCTCATCTAGACGCATGCCGACAAGCGTATTAATCATCGTAATACCATCTGCGCCACCCTTTTCAACTGCTTTAGCAATATCCACGATGTTCGTTACATTTGGAGATAACTTGACATAGACAGGTACAGTGGAAACAGTCTTTACAGCTCGGGTTAATTCCATTGCAGTCGATGGATCCGTACCAAATTGAATGCCCCCGCATTTCACATTTGGGCATGAAATATTTAATTCTAACGCCTTCACGTTCGATGCTTTTGAAATCCGTTCTGCCACTTCTACATAATCCGCCACTTCCGTCCCCGCAACATTTGCAATGATCGGCACATCATAGCCTTGTAAAAATTTTAGCTCCTCAGCTAACACTTGCTCGATACCCGGGTTTTGTAAACCGATTGCATTTAACATTCCTGCAGAAGTTTCCGCTACACGTGGTGTTGGATTTCCTTTACGTGGCTCAACTGTTGTCGCCTTAATCATAATGGCACCAAGCTTGGATAAATCATACAGCTGTGCGTACTCACGTCCAAAGCCAAAGCAGCCTGACGCAGGCATAATTGGATTTTTTAATGATAACCCTGGTAAATCTACTGTTAAACGGCTCATAATGCGACAACTCCTTTCGGGAATACCGGCCCATCTGAGCACACTTTCACATAATTTTTTTCATATTGATCTGTAGTGTCACATACACATGCGAAGCACGCACCAATTCCGCAGCCCATTCGCTCTTCAAACGAAAGGTATCCTTCTTTTTCTGGATAGTATTGCTCTAGTGCACGTAACATCGGCAGTGGTCCACATGAATAAAATACATCAAACTCTGGCCTTATTTCATCAAATACAGTTGTAACAAAGCCTTTCGTCCCCTTCGTTCCATCTACTGTTGCATAGTACGTAGCGCCTAATTTATTAAACTGTTCCTCATAAAAGCATACATCTTCAGATTGGAAGCCTAGTACGTGAATCGTTTTCACACCACGTTCGTTTAATTGCTTTGATAATTCATGAAGTGGCGGTACACCGATACCTCCTCCTACAAGGAGTGCAGTTTGGCCTGGCTTCATTGCTTCTAAAGGGAATCCATTTCCTAGTGGCCCTAATACATCCACCACTTGCCCTTCACGATTAGTCGCAAGAAATTTTGTTCCGCGCCCTTCCGCACGATAAATCATGGTAAATTCATTGTTTTCCTTGTCTACATTAGCAATACTAATTGGACGACGTAATAATGGCTCGAACGTATCTGACACTTTTACATGAACAAACTGGCCAGGCATCATGTCCTGAACCAGTTGTCCTTGAAGTGTCAATTCGAAAATGTTCGTAGCAATTTGCTGTTGTCGTACGACGCTCATTTTCTCTTGACGAATCATTTAATGTACTACCTCCGCTTTCGGCATTTCTTCTGCT belongs to Solibacillus sp. FSL R7-0682 and includes:
- a CDS encoding dihydroorotate dehydrogenase electron transfer subunit yields the protein MIRQEKMSVVRQQQIATNIFELTLQGQLVQDMMPGQFVHVKVSDTFEPLLRRPISIANVDKENNEFTMIYRAEGRGTKFLATNREGQVVDVLGPLGNGFPLEAMKPGQTALLVGGGIGVPPLHELSKQLNERGVKTIHVLGFQSEDVCFYEEQFNKLGATYYATVDGTKGTKGFVTTVFDEIRPEFDVFYSCGPLPMLRALEQYYPEKEGYLSFEERMGCGIGACFACVCDTTDQYEKNYVKVCSDGPVFPKGVVAL
- the pyrF gene encoding orotidine-5'-phosphate decarboxylase encodes the protein MNNSKPIIALDFSNEQDVFSFLSKFNEPLFVKIGMELYLQEGPDIVRKVKDLGHDIFLDLKLHDIPNTVKSAMKGLARLGVDLVNVHAAGGRPMMEGALEGLEAGTAAGKQRAALIAVTQLTSTTEQQMQKEQKINLTLNESVLHYAQLTKQSGLNGVVCSVHEAQAIREVCGEHFLRVTPGIRMLGGDAHDQKRIATPNGARKDGSSLIVVGRAITGAQNPVEAYKEVCELWEEK
- the pyrE gene encoding orotate phosphoribosyltransferase, with amino-acid sequence MSLQNEIAHAMLKVGAVELNPKDLFTWASGVKSPIYCDTRLTISDPVIRKQLAHGLATLIQEKFSECEVVAGTATAGIPHAAWVSDILELPMVYVRSKAKEHGRGKQIEGKYRAGQKVVVVEDIVSTGGSSITAVEALRAAGCEVLGVVCVYTYNLPKAEEAFSKADIKYVSLTNFDYLIDAAKESGTIEENQIPFLKNWHNDLKNGNLK
- a CDS encoding dihydroorotate dehydrogenase — protein: MSRLTVDLPGLSLKNPIMPASGCFGFGREYAQLYDLSKLGAIMIKATTVEPRKGNPTPRVAETSAGMLNAIGLQNPGIEQVLAEELKFLQGYDVPIIANVAGTEVADYVEVAERISKASNVKALELNISCPNVKCGGIQFGTDPSTAMELTRAVKTVSTVPVYVKLSPNVTNIVDIAKAVEKGGADGITMINTLVGMRLDERTGKPVIANGTGGLSGPAVKPVAIRMVYEVYKAVNIPIIGMGGVTCAQDVIDFMSAGASAVAVGTANFVDHFVCPTIIEELPAKLDSLNVDHISELIGRSHR